One window of Elaeis guineensis isolate ETL-2024a chromosome 11, EG11, whole genome shotgun sequence genomic DNA carries:
- the LOC105054089 gene encoding AAA-ATPase At2g46620-like, producing the protein MIIPANPFSVVLAAVCGLAVLRTILSARALLYHLGRWWRWVDERVQVYQYFEIPRYNESSQENPLYRKAAAYVASLPSLEDAAAATLSSSGRKPNDFLLHLGPGQSAHDSFLGARVSWSSRSPGGGCLVLRVRRQDRTRVLRPYLQHVESVADEIDLRRREVRLFTNAGGGGEGPRWRSVPFTHPSTLDTVAMDPDLKTRVRADLEAFLKGRAYYHRLGRVWRRSYLLYGPPGTGKSTFVAAMAKFLGYDIYDVNLSRLAADGADLLSLLLHTTPRSVILVEDLDRYLSGKESGSSSSSSAAAARLTEMLSFMDGVFSCCGEERVMVFTMSGGEGGKEGLDPAVLRPGRLDVHIHFPMCDFSAFKTLASSYLGLKDHKLYPQVEEVFQNGAQLSPAEVSEIMIANRGSPTRAIKSVISALQQSGRKLSESRSGRRTEETGSEWSGGGGLGFGRDSTTMREFRKLYGFIKMRSGSKKEGVMPVEAAAAATPPDKEYSH; encoded by the coding sequence ATGATAATCCCGGCTAATCCCTTCTCCGTAGTCCTGGCCGCCGTCTGCGGTCTGGCGGTCCTGCGGACCATCCTATCGGCGAGGGCACTGCTCTACCACCTGGGGCGGTGGTGGCGGTGGGTGGACGAGCGCGTGCAGGTGTACCAGTACTTCGAGATCCCGCGGTACAACGAGAGCTCCCAGGAGAACCCCCTCTACCGGAAGGCCGCCGCCTACGTAGCCTCCCTCCCCTCCCTCGAGGACGCCGCGGCCGCCACCCTCTCCTCCTCCGGCCGCAAGCCCAACgacttcctcctccacctcggcCCTGGCCAGTCCGCCCACGACTCCTTCCTGGGCGCTCGGGTCTCCTGGTCTAGCCGTTCTCCCGGCGGCGGGTGTCTCGTCCTTCGCGTCCGCCGTCAGGACCGCACCCGGGTTCTCCGCCCCTATCTTCAACATGTTGAGTCCGTCGCCGACGAGATCGACCTCCGGCGGAGGGAGGTCCGGCTGTTTACGAACGCCGGCGGCGGCGGGGAGGGGCCGCGGTGGAGGTCGGTGCCGTTCACCCACCCGTCAACGCTAGACACGGTAGCGATGGACCCGGATCTGAAAACCCGAGTGCGGGCGGATTTGGAGGCGTTTCTTAAAGGCCGGGCATATTATCACCGCCTCGGCCGGGTGTGGCGGCGGAGCTATCTGCTATATGGTCCGCCGGGGACCGGCAAATCCACCTTTGTGGCTGCCATGGCCAAATTCCTTGGCTACGACATCTACGACGTGAACCTCTCCCGGCTCGCCGCCGACGGGGCGGATCTCCTGTCTCTCCTCCTCCATACGACACCGCGGTCGGTGATCCTCGTGGAAGATCTCGACCGGTATCTAAGCGGGAAAGAAAGCGGGTCGTCGTCGTCGTCATCGGCGGCGGCGGCGAGGCTGACGGAGATGCTGAGCTTCATGGATGGAGTCTTCTCGTGCTGCGGGGAAGAGAGGGTGATGGTGTTCACGATGAGCGGCGGCGAGGGGGGAAAGGAGGGGTTGGACCCAGCGGTGCTGCGGCCGGGGAGGTTGGACGTCCACATCCACTTCCCGATGTGCGATTTCTCGGCATTCAAGACGCTGGCGAGCAGCTACCTGGGGCTCAAAGACCACAAGCTGTACCCCCAAGTGGAGGAGGTTTTCCAGAACGGCGCTCAGCTGAGCCCCGCGGAGGTGAGCGAGATCATGATCGCCAACCGGGGCTCGCCGACCCGGGCGATCAAGTCGGTGATCAGCGCATTGCAGCAGTCTGGAAGGAAGCTGAGCGAGAGCAGGTCCGGGCGGCGGACGGAGGAGACAGGGAGCGAGTGGAGCGGCGGCGGCGGGTTGGGCTTCGGGAGGGATTCGACGACGATGAGGGAGTTTCGGAAACTGTATGGTTTCATTAAGATGAGGAGTGGGAGCAAGAAGGAAGGGGTGATGCCAGTCGAGGCGGCCGCGGCCGCTACTCCTCCAGATAAGGAATATTCACACTGA
- the LOC105054086 gene encoding uncharacterized protein, with the protein MGASETRFIQQLVLYAASAALSCLVLFAGLRQLDPNRAASKKALEQKKEIAKRLGRPMIQTNQYEDVIACDVINPDHIDVEFESIGGLENIKQALFELVILPLRRPELFAQGKLLSPQKGVLLYGPPGTGKTMLAKAIAKESGAVFINVRISNLMSKWFGDAQKLVAAVFSLAYKLQPAIIFVDEVDSFLGQRRTTDHEALTNMKTEFMSLWDGFTTDQNARVMVLAATNRPSELDEAILRRFTQAFEIGMPDQSERAKILKVILKGERVEDIDYEYIASLCAGFTGSDILEVCKQAAYFPVRDLLEDEKKGKQRNRPRALALSDLVNALSASRKAKRATSEYTFGLQSPQWSRHREQDDDQVQNAILEISKLVSHIVDSQSEAQDP; encoded by the exons ATGGGGGCGTCGGAGACGAGGTTTATCCAGCAGCTTGTCCTCTACGCCGCGAGCGCCGCCCTGAGCTGTCTCGTCCTCTTCGCCGGCCTCCGGCAGCTCGACCCAAACCGCGCCGCCTCCAAGAAGGCCCTCGAGCAGAAGAAGGAGATCGCCAAACGCCTCGGCCGCCCCATGATCCAGACCAATCAATACGAG GATGTAATTGCCTGTGATGTTATAAATCCTGACCATATTGATGTGGAGTTTGAGTCCATCGGAGGCCTAGAAAATATTAAGCAAGCATTATTTGAATTGGTTATCCTCCCTCTACGACGACCTGAATTATTTGCCCAGGGCAAGCTTCTAAGTCCGCAAAAAGGAGTTTTGTTGTATGGGCCACCAGGTACAGGAAAGACAATGCTTGCAAAGGCTATAGCCAAAGAGTCTGGAGCTGTTTTTATCAACGTGAGGATATCTAATCTGATGAGTAAATGGTTTGGTGATGCTCAGAAACTTG TGGCTGCTGTATTCTCTCTGGCTTATAAGCTCCAGCCTGCTATTATTTTTGTTGATGAAGTTGATAGTTTCTTGGGACAGCGGCGCACAACAGATCATGAAGCCTTAACTAACATGAAAACTGAGTTTATGTCTTTGTGGGATGGTTTCACCACAGACC AAAATGCGCGTGTGATGGTTCTTGCTGCCACAAACCGCCCATCAGAACTAGATGAGGCAATACTTAGGCGTTTCACCCAGGCCTTTGAAATTGGTATGCCTGATCAAAGTGAGAGAGCAAAAATATTGAAGGTTATCTTAAAGGGGGAAAGGGTTGAAGACATTGATTATGAATACATTGCCAGCCTCTGTGCTGGTTTCACCGGTTCTGATATACTTGAAGTCTGCAAGCAAGCAGCCTACTTCCCTGTCAGGGACCTGCTGGAAGATGAAAAGAAGGGGAAGCAACGGAAT AGACCTAGGGCATTGGCACTGTCAGACCTGGTGAATGCATTATCTGCATCTAGAAAGGCAAAACGAGCAACAAGTGAATACACATTTGGCTTGCAGTCACCCCAATGGTCTAGGCATAGAGAGCAAGATGATGATCAGGTCCAGAATGCCATATTGGAGATTTCTAAGCTTGTGTCCCATATTGTCGACAGCCAATCAGAAGCCCAGGACCCTTAG